Proteins found in one Triticum aestivum cultivar Chinese Spring chromosome 4D, IWGSC CS RefSeq v2.1, whole genome shotgun sequence genomic segment:
- the LOC123100788 gene encoding BTB/POZ and MATH domain-containing protein 2-like, whose product MGNLLTSSVNKPIPETSSRCLTECTTAAHNFEVVKYSVLKGMGAGKFVSSSTFRVSGYDWKIRIYPDGNREADKAAYMSAFLCFCSGATMDVKVKFNLSLLGKDGKISNLNSKTTTANFKTVGYTWGWDKFIDKSRLQELLSRNDDCFTIRCVLTVIKDHHTEDVSTVLVPVPQSDLHTHLANMLKDGQGVDVTVSVGDQLFSAHRYVLAARSSVFKAELFGEMKETTMECIKIEDMEPAIFKALLHFIYTDNLPNNCGVDQNVALQHLLVAADRYGLDRLKAICEEKLCQKIDVQTVTTTLALAEQHHTMQLKNACLQYMSLQDVLQAVKKTDGFKHLTTSCPSIMMEILDKVAPSSDV is encoded by the coding sequence ATGGGTAACCTATTAACTTCTTCGGTTAACAAGCCCATACCAGAGACCTCATCGAGATGCCTGACAGAGTGCACCACCGCCGCCCACAACTTCGAGGTGGTTAAGTACTCGGTGCTCAAGGGCATGGGTGCCGGTAAGTTCGTTAGCTCGAGCACTTTTAGAGTCAGCGGCTACGACTGGAAAATCAGGATCTATCCTGATGGGAACAGGGAGGCAGACAAAGCTGCCTACATGTCTGCCTTCTTGTGTTTCTGCAGTGGTGCAACAATGGATGTGAAGGTCAAGTTCAATTTGAGTTTACTGGGGAAAGATGGGAAAATTAGTAATCTAAATAGCAAAACAACAACAGCTAACTTTAAGACTGTAGGTTATACTTGGGGCTGGGACAAATTCATTGACAAGTCCAGGCTGCAAGAACTGCTATCCCGCAATGACGACTGCTTCACAATCAGGTGCGTTTTGACCGTCATAAAAGACCATCACACGGAAGATGTAAGCACAGTCCTAGTCCCAGTCCCCCAGTCAGACCTCCACACGCACTTGGCAAACATGTTGAAGGACGGACAAGGCGTGGATGTGACAGTCAGTGTTGGCGACCAACTATTCAGTGCACACAGATACGTGTTAGCCGCACGATCATCAGTCTTCAAGGCTGAGCTCTTTGGTGAAATGAAGGAAACCACCATGGAATGTATCAAGATCGAGGACATGGAGCCTGCCATCTTCAAGGCACTTCTTCACTTCATATACACAGATAACCTGCCAAACAATTGTGGTGTTGACCAAAATGTGGCATTGCAACACTTGTTGGTCGCCGCAGATCGGTATGGACTGGACAGGCTAAAGGCTATTTGTGAAGAGAAGCTATGCCAGAAAATTGATGTGCAGACAGTTACAACCACCCTAGCTTTAGCGGAGCAGCACCACACCATGCAACTCAAGAATGCTTGCCTTCAGTACATGTCTTTGCAGGATGTGCTTCAAGCAGTCAAGAAGACCGACGGGTTCAAGCACCTCACTACAAGCTGTCCATCGATTATGATGGAGATATTAGACAAGGTCGCCCCATCGTCAGATGTATGA